A single window of Achromobacter xylosoxidans DNA harbors:
- the hemB gene encoding porphobilinogen synthase: MNPQIITPDFPVSRPRRLRRDDYTRRLVRENALTVNDLIYPVFVAEGNGLKQPVASLPGVVRYSLDTLLPVAEECVALGIPVLSLFPAIDPALKTPDGIEATNPEGLIPRVVRELKKHFPDLGVLCDVALDPYTSHGQDGVIDENGYVVNEPTVEILVKQALTQAAAGVDMVAPSDMMDGRIGAVRRALEANGYIHTQIMAYSAKYASAFYGPFRDAVGSATNLGKSNKMAYQMDPGNLDEALREVAADLQEGADMVMVKPGMPYLDVLRRVKDTFRVPTFAYQVSGEYAMIKAASANGWLDHDKVMMEALLAFKRAGADGILTYFAIEAARLLKQQR; the protein is encoded by the coding sequence ATGAACCCGCAGATCATCACCCCCGACTTCCCGGTTTCCCGCCCCCGCCGCCTGCGCCGCGACGACTACACCCGCCGCCTGGTGCGCGAGAACGCCCTCACCGTCAACGACCTGATCTATCCGGTCTTCGTGGCCGAGGGCAATGGCCTGAAGCAGCCTGTTGCGTCGCTGCCGGGCGTGGTGCGCTATTCGCTGGACACGCTGCTGCCGGTGGCCGAGGAATGCGTGGCCCTGGGCATCCCGGTGCTGTCGCTGTTTCCCGCCATCGACCCGGCGCTCAAGACGCCCGACGGCATCGAGGCCACCAACCCCGAGGGCCTGATCCCGCGCGTGGTGCGCGAACTCAAGAAGCACTTCCCCGACCTCGGCGTGCTGTGCGACGTGGCGCTGGACCCGTACACCAGCCACGGCCAGGACGGCGTCATCGATGAAAACGGCTACGTCGTCAACGAGCCGACCGTCGAGATCCTCGTCAAGCAGGCCCTGACGCAGGCCGCGGCCGGCGTCGACATGGTCGCCCCCAGCGACATGATGGACGGCCGCATCGGCGCCGTGCGCCGCGCGCTCGAGGCCAACGGCTACATCCACACCCAGATCATGGCCTACTCGGCCAAGTACGCCAGCGCCTTCTACGGCCCGTTCCGCGATGCCGTCGGTTCCGCCACCAACCTGGGCAAGTCCAACAAGATGGCCTACCAGATGGACCCGGGCAACCTGGACGAAGCGCTGCGTGAAGTGGCCGCCGACCTGCAGGAAGGCGCCGACATGGTCATGGTCAAGCCCGGCATGCCCTACCTGGACGTGCTGCGCCGCGTCAAGGACACCTTCCGCGTGCCGACCTTCGCCTACCAGGTGAGCGGTGAATACGCGATGATCAAGGCGGCCTCGGCCAATGGCTGGCTGGATCATGACAAGGTCATGATGGAAGCGCTGCTGGCATTCAAGCGCGCCGGCGCCGACGGCATCCTGACGTACTTCGCGATCGAAGCGGCGCGGCTGCTCAAGCAGCAGCGCTGA
- a CDS encoding DMT family transporter, which produces MFVMATWGLNIVSIKYLTQHMDIRALAALRIAVAFVAVTLIVKARRGRIPRLGRVELAWVALAGFLVVYAHQTALVYGLQFSSAANGTLLMATSPLLSALLAALFYRERLTWLRIAGALLGLAGVAMVVVGSGAQIGLTGWGDAIVFLAVAVFVFGGLVIQRISRTLDPLAMLWYMYLAGGLMLMAHAAMTPSSYDADNWSMTWWPWLVLLFSAVIASGVSNILWNAGIARLGISRAALFVNWLPIFGLLFAALFLDEHVTLVHVAGLACILSGTWLGLRRCAPASR; this is translated from the coding sequence ATGTTCGTCATGGCCACCTGGGGCCTGAACATCGTCTCCATCAAGTACCTGACGCAGCACATGGATATCCGCGCCCTGGCGGCCTTGCGGATCGCCGTGGCGTTCGTTGCCGTCACCCTCATCGTCAAGGCGCGTCGCGGCCGCATTCCGAGGCTGGGGCGCGTGGAACTGGCCTGGGTCGCGCTGGCCGGCTTCCTGGTGGTGTATGCGCACCAGACCGCGCTGGTGTACGGGCTGCAGTTCTCGTCGGCCGCCAACGGCACGCTGCTGATGGCCACCAGTCCCTTGCTGTCGGCGCTGCTGGCGGCGCTGTTCTATCGCGAGCGGCTGACATGGCTGCGGATCGCCGGCGCCTTGCTGGGGCTGGCGGGCGTGGCCATGGTGGTGGTGGGCAGCGGCGCGCAAATCGGCCTGACCGGTTGGGGCGACGCCATCGTGTTCCTGGCGGTGGCGGTGTTCGTGTTCGGCGGGCTGGTGATCCAGCGCATCTCGCGCACGCTCGATCCGCTGGCGATGCTCTGGTACATGTACTTGGCCGGCGGCCTGATGTTGATGGCGCATGCGGCCATGACGCCGTCGTCCTATGACGCGGACAACTGGAGCATGACGTGGTGGCCGTGGCTGGTGCTGCTGTTCTCGGCGGTGATCGCCTCGGGCGTCAGCAACATCCTGTGGAACGCGGGCATTGCCAGGCTGGGGATCAGCCGCGCCGCGCTGTTCGTGAACTGGCTGCCGATCTTCGGCCTGCTGTTCGCCGCGCTGTTCCTGGACGAGCACGTCACGCTGGTGCACGTGGCGGGGCTGGCCTGCATTCTCAGCGGCACCTGGCTGGGCCTGCGCCGCTGCGCGCCGGCGTCGCGTTGA
- the dsbD gene encoding protein-disulfide reductase DsbD, producing the protein MRAFFPKLLAALAMALLWLAWNAPARAEAEFLEPEKAFVFSAAMATPDTVELRFRVAPGYYMYRERFGISISPLGAATLGEPVYPKGEVKYDPTFEKDMEVYHQDVVIRVPVTPGGQPFTLTLTGQGCADAGLCYPPMDSSVKLTPVAGGYALAGGGGASAAPAASGGGLSALVNAGDTGLADALGGLGWIKTAGVFLVLGLLLAFTPCVLPMIPILSSIVLGGASQERPTRGRGLALAATYVLGMSVVYTALGVAAGLSGAGLAAWLQTPWILTLFAILLAVLALAMFDAFTFQMPSGIQARLAERSSRIPGGRYTGALLMGALSALIVGPCVAAPLAGALLYISQTGDVVLGGSALFAMAWGMGVPLLIVGASSGALLPKAGPWMDGVKRLFGMLLLATAWWMLIPVVPTWVQMTGWAFLAIVGAVMLRAFDALPAGAGSARMFGKGVGLLLALAAAAWLVGAASGGRDVLQPLSHFASGGPAASGAAAHAGEVQFKRVRNNAELDALLAASTQPVMLDFYADWCVSCREMERFTFTDPGVAQRMAGMLLVQADVTANNADDRALLKRFRLFGPPGIMFFAPGGKELPDARVVGFQDAKRFADSLDRVLLR; encoded by the coding sequence ATGCGTGCCTTTTTTCCCAAGTTGCTGGCGGCGCTGGCCATGGCGCTGCTGTGGCTGGCCTGGAACGCGCCGGCGCGCGCCGAGGCCGAGTTCCTCGAGCCGGAAAAGGCCTTCGTCTTCAGCGCGGCGATGGCCACGCCGGATACCGTCGAGCTGCGCTTCCGGGTGGCGCCGGGCTATTACATGTACCGCGAGCGCTTCGGCATCAGCATCAGCCCCCTGGGCGCGGCTACCCTGGGCGAGCCGGTCTACCCCAAGGGCGAGGTCAAGTACGACCCGACCTTCGAGAAGGACATGGAGGTCTACCACCAGGACGTGGTGATCCGGGTGCCGGTGACGCCCGGTGGCCAGCCGTTCACGCTGACGCTGACCGGGCAGGGCTGCGCCGATGCCGGCCTGTGCTATCCGCCGATGGACAGCAGTGTGAAGCTGACGCCGGTGGCGGGCGGCTACGCGCTGGCGGGCGGCGGTGGCGCCTCGGCCGCGCCGGCGGCATCGGGCGGCGGCCTGAGCGCGCTGGTGAACGCGGGCGACACCGGCCTGGCCGATGCCCTGGGCGGGCTGGGCTGGATCAAGACGGCCGGCGTGTTCCTGGTGCTGGGCCTGTTGCTGGCGTTCACGCCCTGCGTGCTGCCCATGATTCCCATCCTGTCGTCGATCGTGCTGGGCGGCGCCAGCCAGGAACGCCCGACGCGCGGCCGTGGCCTGGCGTTGGCGGCGACCTACGTGCTGGGCATGTCGGTGGTCTACACCGCGCTGGGCGTGGCCGCCGGCCTGAGCGGCGCGGGCCTGGCCGCGTGGCTGCAGACGCCGTGGATCCTGACGCTGTTCGCGATCCTGCTGGCGGTGCTGGCGCTGGCGATGTTCGATGCCTTCACCTTCCAGATGCCGTCCGGCATTCAGGCGCGGCTGGCCGAGCGCTCGTCGCGCATTCCCGGCGGCCGTTACACCGGCGCGTTGCTGATGGGCGCGCTGTCGGCGCTGATCGTCGGGCCGTGCGTGGCCGCGCCGCTGGCCGGCGCGTTGCTGTACATCTCGCAGACCGGCGACGTGGTGCTGGGGGGCTCGGCCCTGTTCGCGATGGCGTGGGGCATGGGCGTGCCGCTGCTGATCGTCGGCGCCTCGTCGGGCGCGTTGCTGCCCAAGGCCGGGCCGTGGATGGATGGCGTCAAGCGGCTGTTCGGCATGCTGCTGCTGGCGACCGCGTGGTGGATGCTGATTCCGGTGGTGCCGACCTGGGTGCAGATGACCGGCTGGGCCTTCCTGGCGATCGTCGGCGCCGTGATGCTGCGCGCGTTCGACGCGTTGCCGGCGGGCGCCGGCTCGGCGCGCATGTTCGGCAAGGGCGTCGGCCTGTTGCTGGCCCTGGCCGCGGCCGCGTGGCTGGTCGGCGCGGCCAGCGGCGGCCGCGACGTGCTGCAGCCGCTGTCGCACTTTGCTTCCGGCGGCCCGGCGGCCTCGGGCGCCGCCGCGCATGCCGGCGAGGTGCAATTCAAGCGCGTGCGCAACAACGCCGAGCTGGACGCGCTGCTGGCCGCGAGCACGCAGCCGGTGATGCTGGACTTCTACGCCGACTGGTGCGTGTCGTGCCGCGAGATGGAGCGCTTCACCTTCACCGATCCGGGCGTGGCGCAACGCATGGCCGGCATGCTGCTGGTGCAGGCCGACGTCACCGCCAACAATGCCGATGACCGTGCGCTGCTCAAGCGTTTCCGCCTGTTCGGCCCGCCGGGGATCATGTTCTTCGCGCCCGGCGGCAAGGAGCTGCCGGACGCCCGTGTCGTGGGCTTCCAGGACGCCAAGCGCTTCGCCGACTCGCTGGACCGCGTGCTATTGCGCTGA
- the cutA gene encoding divalent-cation tolerance protein CutA: protein MLRDDDVVLVISNAPDLLLAKRIAHVLVEDGLAACVNLGAPGLSIYQWQGEVEGAEEIPIHIKTTYARHQAVVQALAQMHPYDVPEIIVLPVIGGAAPYLDWVRQQTAAVQNKRD from the coding sequence ATGTTGCGCGATGACGACGTCGTGCTGGTCATCAGCAACGCGCCGGATCTGTTGCTGGCCAAGCGTATCGCCCACGTGCTGGTCGAAGATGGCCTGGCGGCCTGCGTGAACCTTGGCGCGCCGGGTCTGTCCATCTACCAGTGGCAAGGCGAGGTGGAAGGGGCCGAGGAAATCCCCATCCACATCAAGACCACCTACGCGCGCCACCAGGCCGTGGTCCAGGCCCTGGCGCAGATGCATCCCTACGACGTGCCCGAAATCATCGTGCTGCCGGTCATCGGCGGCGCCGCGCCCTATCTCGACTGGGTGCGCCAGCAGACGGCCGCCGTGCAGAACAAGAGAGACTGA
- a CDS encoding HIT family protein, translating to MSDNCLFCRIARHEIPAHIIHEDDRLMAFLDIQPVRPGHTLIIPKQHYPYYEDMPADLAGHIVNLGQKLGRHMKRLYGVDRVGFAFTGIHVAHTHAHVIPMHHPQDVTSTQYIEQQDLTFRMPPQAPQEALAATAAQLRGELHAS from the coding sequence ATGTCCGATAACTGCCTGTTCTGCCGCATCGCCCGCCACGAGATACCGGCCCACATCATCCACGAAGACGACCGCCTGATGGCGTTCCTGGACATCCAGCCGGTGCGCCCCGGACACACGCTCATCATTCCCAAGCAGCACTATCCGTACTACGAAGACATGCCCGCCGACCTGGCCGGCCACATCGTCAACCTGGGGCAGAAGCTGGGCCGCCACATGAAGCGGCTGTATGGCGTGGACCGCGTCGGCTTCGCCTTCACCGGCATCCACGTCGCGCATACCCATGCGCACGTGATCCCCATGCACCATCCGCAGGACGTGACCTCGACGCAGTACATCGAGCAGCAGGACCTGACCTTCCGCATGCCGCCCCAGGCGCCCCAGGAGGCGCTGGCGGCCACCGCCGCGCAGTTGCGGGGCGAACTGCACGCTTCGTAG
- the rplQ gene encoding 50S ribosomal protein L17 — MRHGNGLRKLNRTSSHRLAMFRNMAVSLITHEAIKTTLPKAKELRRVIEPLITLGKEPTLANKRLAFARLRDRDAVVKLFAEIGPRYAARNGGYTRVLKMGFRQGDNAPMAFMELVDRPEVDESAEDSAE, encoded by the coding sequence ATGCGTCACGGTAATGGCTTGCGTAAGCTCAACCGCACCAGCAGTCACCGTCTTGCCATGTTCCGCAACATGGCCGTTTCGTTGATCACCCACGAAGCCATCAAGACCACGCTGCCCAAGGCGAAAGAACTGCGCCGCGTCATCGAACCCCTGATCACGCTGGGTAAAGAACCCACCCTCGCGAACAAGCGTCTGGCTTTTGCCCGTCTGCGCGATCGCGACGCCGTGGTGAAGCTCTTCGCCGAAATCGGCCCGCGCTACGCGGCCCGCAACGGCGGCTACACCCGCGTGCTGAAGATGGGTTTCCGTCAAGGCGACAACGCTCCCATGGCTTTCATGGAGCTGGTCGACCGTCCGGAAGTCGATGAGTCCGCTGAGGACAGCGCCGAATAA
- a CDS encoding DNA-directed RNA polymerase subunit alpha produces MSTQGFLKPRSIEVEPVGTHHAKIVMEPFERGYGHTLGNALRRILLSSMTGYAPTEVQMTGVVHEYSTIPGVREDVVDILLNLKGVVFKLHNRDEVTLVLRKTGAGTVLASDIELPHDVEIINPGHAICNLTDAGKLEMQIKVEKGRGYVPGNVRALSEDRTHTIGRIVLDASFSPVRRVSYAVESARVEQRTDLDKLVLDIETNGVISPEEAVRQSARILMDQISVFAALEGAGDSYEAPVRGTPQIDPVLLRPVDDLELTVRSANCLKAENIYYIGDLIQRTENELLKTPNLGRKSLNEIKEVLAARGLTLGMKLENWPPLGLERP; encoded by the coding sequence ATGTCCACTCAAGGTTTCCTGAAGCCGCGCTCCATTGAAGTCGAACCGGTCGGCACCCACCATGCCAAGATCGTGATGGAGCCGTTCGAGCGCGGCTACGGCCATACGCTGGGCAACGCCCTGCGCCGCATCCTGCTGTCTTCGATGACCGGCTACGCGCCGACCGAAGTCCAGATGACGGGCGTGGTGCACGAATACTCGACCATCCCGGGCGTTCGCGAAGATGTCGTCGACATCCTGCTGAACCTGAAGGGCGTGGTCTTCAAGCTGCACAACCGTGACGAAGTCACCCTGGTCCTGCGCAAGACCGGCGCCGGCACCGTGCTGGCCAGCGACATCGAGCTGCCGCACGACGTCGAGATCATCAACCCCGGCCACGCCATCTGCAACCTGACGGACGCGGGCAAGCTGGAAATGCAGATCAAGGTCGAAAAGGGCCGTGGCTACGTGCCGGGCAACGTGCGCGCGCTGTCGGAAGACCGCACCCACACCATCGGCCGCATCGTCCTGGACGCCTCGTTCAGCCCGGTCCGCCGCGTCAGCTACGCGGTTGAAAGCGCCCGCGTGGAACAGCGCACCGACCTGGACAAGCTGGTGCTGGACATCGAAACCAACGGCGTCATCTCGCCCGAGGAAGCGGTGCGCCAGTCGGCCCGCATCCTGATGGACCAGATCTCGGTCTTCGCCGCCCTGGAAGGCGCCGGCGATTCGTACGAAGCCCCGGTCCGCGGCACGCCGCAGATCGACCCGGTCCTGCTGCGTCCGGTCGACGACCTGGAACTGACCGTGCGTTCGGCCAACTGCCTGAAGGCCGAAAACATCTACTACATCGGCGACCTGATCCAGCGTACCGAGAACGAACTGCTCAAGACCCCGAACCTGGGTCGCAAGTCGCTCAACGAGATCAAGGAAGTGCTGGCCGCACGCGGCCTGACGCTGGGCATGAAGCTCGAAAACTGGCCCCCGCTGGGCCTGGAGCGTCCGTAA
- the rpsD gene encoding 30S ribosomal protein S4 — protein sequence MARYIGPKCKLSRREGTDLFLKSARRSLDSKCKLDSKPGQHGRTSGARTSDYGLQLREKQKLKRMYGVLEKQFRKYFAEAERRRGNTGETLIQLLESRLDNVVYRMGFGSTRAEARQLVSHRAIELNGHTADIASMLVKAGDVISIREKAKKQGRIKESLDLATSIGIPQWVEVDTTKLTGTFKSAPDRADVARDINESMVVELYSR from the coding sequence ATGGCACGTTATATTGGACCCAAATGCAAGCTCTCGCGCCGCGAGGGTACTGACCTGTTCCTGAAGAGCGCCCGCCGCTCGCTGGATTCCAAGTGCAAGCTGGATTCCAAGCCTGGCCAACACGGCCGCACTTCGGGTGCCCGCACTTCCGACTACGGCCTGCAGCTGCGCGAAAAGCAAAAGCTCAAGCGCATGTACGGCGTGCTGGAAAAGCAATTCCGCAAGTACTTCGCTGAAGCCGAGCGTCGCCGTGGCAACACCGGCGAAACGCTGATCCAGCTGCTGGAATCGCGCCTGGACAACGTCGTCTACCGCATGGGCTTCGGCTCGACCCGCGCCGAAGCTCGCCAGCTGGTGAGCCACCGCGCCATCGAACTGAACGGCCACACCGCCGACATCGCTTCGATGCTGGTCAAGGCTGGCGACGTCATCTCGATCCGCGAAAAGGCCAAGAAGCAAGGCCGCATCAAGGAATCGCTCGACCTGGCCACCAGCATCGGCATCCCCCAGTGGGTGGAAGTCGACACGACCAAGCTGACCGGCACGTTCAAGTCGGCCCCCGATCGCGCTGACGTCGCTCGCGACATCAACGAATCGATGGTCGTCGAACTGTACTCGCGTTAA
- the rpsK gene encoding 30S ribosomal protein S11, with the protein MAKASTSGASRVRKKVKKNVSDGIAHVHASFNNTIITITDRQGNALSWATSGGAGFKGSRKSTPFAAQVAAETAGRVALEYGIKTLEVRIKGPGPGRESSVRALNALGIKISSIADITPVPHNGCRPPKRRRI; encoded by the coding sequence ATGGCGAAAGCTTCCACCAGCGGCGCTTCGCGCGTGCGCAAAAAGGTCAAGAAGAACGTCTCGGACGGCATCGCGCACGTTCACGCTTCGTTCAACAACACCATCATCACCATCACCGACCGTCAGGGCAACGCTTTGTCGTGGGCCACGTCGGGCGGTGCCGGCTTCAAGGGTTCGCGCAAGTCGACTCCGTTCGCCGCGCAGGTTGCCGCTGAAACGGCTGGCCGCGTTGCGCTGGAATACGGCATCAAGACGCTGGAAGTGCGTATCAAGGGCCCCGGCCCCGGCCGTGAATCGTCGGTCCGCGCGCTGAACGCGCTGGGCATCAAGATCTCGTCCATCGCCGACATCACGCCCGTTCCGCACAACGGCTGCCGTCCGCCGAAGCGTCGTCGTATCTAA
- the rpsM gene encoding 30S ribosomal protein S13 translates to MARIAGINIPPHQHAEIGLTAIFGIGRTRARKICEAANVPFDKKVKDLSDAELERVREHVGVFTVEGDLRREVQLSIKRLIDLGTYRGMRHKRGLPVRGQRTRTNARTRKGPRRAAASLKK, encoded by the coding sequence ATGGCCCGTATTGCTGGCATTAACATTCCGCCGCATCAGCACGCCGAGATCGGCCTGACCGCCATTTTTGGCATCGGTCGTACGCGCGCTCGCAAGATCTGCGAAGCGGCTAACGTCCCGTTTGACAAAAAGGTCAAGGATCTGAGCGACGCTGAGCTGGAACGCGTCCGTGAACACGTTGGTGTGTTCACGGTCGAAGGTGACCTGCGTCGTGAAGTGCAGCTCTCGATCAAGCGTTTGATCGACCTGGGAACCTACCGCGGCATGCGCCACAAGCGCGGCCTGCCCGTGCGCGGCCAGCGCACTCGCACCAACGCTCGCACCCGCAAGGGCCCGCGTCGTGCTGCTGCGTCCCTGAAGAAATAA
- the rpmJ gene encoding 50S ribosomal protein L36 codes for MKVMASVKRICRNCKVIKRHGVVRVICTDPRHKQRQG; via the coding sequence ATGAAAGTAATGGCATCGGTTAAGCGGATCTGCCGCAACTGCAAAGTTATCAAACGTCACGGCGTGGTGCGCGTTATCTGCACCGACCCGCGTCACAAGCAGCGTCAAGGCTAA
- the infA gene encoding translation initiation factor IF-1, which translates to MPKDEVIPMEGEVLENLPNATFRVKLESGHVVLGHISGKMRMHYIRILPGDKVKVELTPYDLTRARIVFRSK; encoded by the coding sequence ATGCCCAAGGACGAAGTCATTCCGATGGAAGGCGAGGTTCTTGAGAACCTCCCGAACGCGACATTTCGCGTCAAGCTTGAAAGCGGCCACGTGGTGTTGGGCCATATTTCCGGCAAGATGCGTATGCATTACATCCGGATCCTGCCGGGTGACAAGGTCAAAGTGGAGCTCACGCCCTATGACCTGACGCGAGCCAGGATAGTTTTCCGCTCCAAATGA
- the secY gene encoding preprotein translocase subunit SecY, producing the protein MANAQALGKTGTRYGDLKRRLVFLVLALVVYRLGTHIPVPGINPDALADLFRQNQGGILGLFNMFSGGALSRFSIFALGIMPYISASIIMQLMSVVVPSLEALKKEGEAGRRKITQYTRYGTVVLALVQAVGISVALESQQGLVIDPGMLFRFTTVVTLVTGTMFVMWLGEQITERGLGNGISILIFAGIVAGLPAALAALLDLVRTNAMSVLSALFIVALVVLVTAFVVFVERGQRKITVNYAKRQVGNKVYGGQSSHLPLKLNMAGVIPPIFASSIILFPATITSWFSSSENMRWLSDLAAALSPRQPLYITLYSVAIIFFCFFYTALVFNSRETADNLKKSGAFVPGIRPGEQTARYIDKILMRLTLAGAIYITLVCLLPEFLVMRWNVPFYFGGTSLLIIVVVTMDFMAQVQAYMMSHQYDSLLKKANFKGAGLPMR; encoded by the coding sequence GTGGCTAACGCGCAGGCATTGGGTAAAACCGGAACGCGGTACGGCGACCTCAAGCGCCGCCTCGTGTTCCTGGTGCTCGCCCTGGTGGTTTACCGTTTGGGTACACACATCCCCGTTCCGGGTATCAACCCGGACGCGCTGGCGGACCTGTTCCGCCAGAACCAGGGCGGGATCCTGGGCCTGTTCAACATGTTCTCGGGCGGGGCGCTCTCGCGCTTCTCGATTTTTGCCCTGGGGATCATGCCGTACATTTCGGCATCCATCATCATGCAGTTGATGTCGGTGGTGGTGCCGTCGCTGGAAGCGCTCAAGAAAGAGGGCGAGGCCGGTCGTCGGAAGATTACCCAATACACCCGCTATGGCACGGTCGTGCTGGCGCTGGTGCAGGCTGTGGGCATTTCGGTGGCGCTTGAGTCCCAGCAGGGACTGGTGATCGATCCGGGCATGCTGTTTCGCTTCACGACCGTCGTGACGCTGGTCACCGGCACCATGTTCGTCATGTGGCTGGGTGAGCAGATCACGGAACGCGGTCTCGGCAACGGGATTTCCATCCTGATCTTCGCAGGTATCGTGGCGGGTCTGCCCGCGGCGCTGGCTGCACTGTTGGACCTGGTCCGCACCAACGCGATGTCCGTGCTGTCGGCACTGTTCATCGTGGCTCTGGTGGTGCTGGTTACCGCTTTTGTGGTGTTCGTGGAACGCGGACAGCGCAAGATCACGGTGAACTACGCCAAGCGTCAGGTCGGCAACAAGGTCTACGGTGGTCAGAGCTCGCACCTGCCGCTGAAGCTGAACATGGCCGGGGTGATTCCGCCGATCTTCGCGTCGTCGATCATCCTGTTCCCGGCAACGATCACGAGCTGGTTCTCCAGCAGTGAGAACATGCGTTGGCTCAGCGACCTGGCCGCGGCCCTGTCGCCTCGTCAACCGCTCTACATCACGCTGTACTCGGTCGCGATCATTTTCTTCTGCTTTTTCTACACGGCTCTGGTGTTCAACAGCCGCGAAACGGCGGACAACCTGAAGAAGAGTGGTGCGTTTGTTCCGGGCATCCGTCCGGGCGAGCAAACGGCGCGCTACATCGACAAGATCCTGATGCGTTTGACGCTCGCAGGTGCCATCTACATCACGTTGGTGTGCCTGTTGCCGGAATTCTTGGTGATGCGCTGGAACGTTCCCTTCTACTTCGGTGGTACGTCTCTGTTGATTATTGTGGTGGTGACGATGGATTTCATGGCGCAGGTCCAGGCCTACATGATGTCTCACCAGTACGACTCGCTGCTCAAGAAGGCCAACTTCAAGGGCGCGGGTTTGCCGATGCGGTAA
- the rplO gene encoding 50S ribosomal protein L15, whose protein sequence is MSDMQLNTLKPAEGSKHAKRRVGRGIGSGLGKTAGRGHKGQKSRSGGFHKVGFEGGQMPLQRRLPKRGFTPLGQHLYAEVRLSDLQAVPVDEIDVQVLKAAGVIGQAVRYAKVIKSGELSRKVVLKGITATAGARAAIEAAGGSLA, encoded by the coding sequence ATGTCGGATATGCAACTTAATACGCTGAAGCCCGCCGAGGGCAGCAAGCACGCCAAGCGCCGCGTCGGCCGTGGCATCGGTTCGGGTCTGGGTAAGACCGCCGGCCGTGGTCACAAGGGTCAGAAGTCGCGTTCGGGCGGTTTCCATAAGGTTGGCTTCGAAGGCGGTCAAATGCCGCTGCAGCGTCGCCTGCCCAAGCGTGGTTTCACCCCGCTGGGTCAGCACCTGTACGCCGAAGTCCGTCTGTCGGACCTGCAAGCCGTGCCCGTCGACGAAATCGACGTGCAAGTGCTGAAGGCGGCTGGCGTGATTGGCCAGGCGGTTCGTTACGCCAAGGTCATCAAGTCGGGTGAACTCTCGCGCAAGGTCGTGCTCAAGGGCATTACCGCGACGGCTGGCGCTCGCGCCGCCATCGAAGCCGCGGGCGGCTCGCTTGCTTGA
- the rpmD gene encoding 50S ribosomal protein L30: MAQKQIKVTLVRSVIGTKQSHRDTVRGLGLGRINSSRVLVDTPEVRGMIRKVDYLVSVSEA, from the coding sequence ATGGCTCAGAAGCAGATCAAAGTGACCCTCGTGCGCTCCGTGATCGGTACCAAGCAATCGCACCGTGACACGGTTCGCGGTCTGGGCTTGGGCCGTATCAACAGCAGCCGCGTGCTGGTCGATACGCCCGAGGTGCGTGGGATGATCCGTAAGGTGGATTATCTCGTTTCCGTCTCGGAAGCCTAA
- the rpsE gene encoding 30S ribosomal protein S5 → MAKVQGKNAAEKENDDGLREKMIAVNRVSKVVKGGRTMSFAALTVVGDGDGRVGMGKGKAREVPVSVQKAMEQARRGMFKVALKNGTLHHTVVGKHGAATVLISPAAEGTGVIAGGPMRAIFEVMGVRNVVAKSLGSSNPYNMVRATLNGLRASLTPADVAAKRGKTVEEILG, encoded by the coding sequence ATGGCTAAAGTACAAGGCAAGAACGCCGCGGAAAAAGAGAACGATGACGGCCTCCGCGAAAAGATGATCGCGGTCAACCGCGTGAGCAAAGTGGTCAAGGGTGGTCGCACCATGAGCTTTGCCGCGCTGACCGTGGTTGGCGATGGCGATGGTCGCGTCGGCATGGGCAAGGGCAAGGCGCGTGAAGTGCCGGTGTCGGTTCAGAAGGCTATGGAACAGGCCCGTCGCGGCATGTTCAAGGTGGCCCTGAAGAACGGCACGCTGCACCACACCGTGGTCGGCAAGCATGGCGCCGCCACCGTGCTGATTTCGCCCGCTGCTGAAGGTACCGGCGTCATCGCCGGCGGCCCGATGCGCGCTATTTTCGAAGTGATGGGTGTGCGTAACGTGGTTGCCAAGAGCCTGGGCTCGAGCAACCCCTACAACATGGTTCGCGCCACGTTGAATGGCCTGCGCGCCTCCCTGACCCCGGCGGATGTTGCTGCCAAGCGCGGCAAGACCGTCGAAGAGATCCTGGGGTAA